One genomic window of Hemiscyllium ocellatum isolate sHemOce1 chromosome 27 unlocalized genomic scaffold, sHemOce1.pat.X.cur. SUPER_27_unloc_9, whole genome shotgun sequence includes the following:
- the LOC132808675 gene encoding zinc finger protein 239-like, whose amino-acid sequence MENPEESRPVEKPWKCGDCGKGFRVPSALEIHQRSHTRERPFSCTECRKGFTQASTLLRHQQVHTGERPFSCPECRKGFTQASSMLRHQRRHTGERPFRCPECGKGFTRASILLTHQRVHTGERPFPCPECGKAFSNSSHLLIHRRVHTRERPFSCPECGKRFSQVGTLRKHQLLHAGERPFSCPECWKAFSDSSALLRHQLVHTGEWPFRCPECGKGFSDSSNLQTHRRVHTGERPFSCPKCRKAFSDSSNLQTHRRVHTGERPFSCLKCRKAFTCSSLLRRHQRVHLSSQGFEGTMA is encoded by the coding sequence atggagaatCCCGAGGAATCtcgccctgtggagaaaccgtggaagtgtggcgactgtggaaaaggcttccgtgtcccgtctgccctggagattcatcagcgcagtcacaccagggagaggccattctcctgcacAGAGTGCAGAAAGGGttttacccaggcctccaccctgctgaggcaccagcaggtccacacgggggagaggccattctcctgccccgagtgcaggaagggttTTACCCAGGCTTCCTCcatgctgaggcaccagcggcgccatacgggggagaggccattcaggtgccctgagtgtgggaagggctttacccgggCCTCCATCCTGCTGactcaccagcgggtccacactggagagaggccattcccctgcccagaatgcgggaaggccttcagcaattcctcccaccTTCTGATCCACCGGCGTGTCCACACgcgggagaggcccttcagctgtcccgagtgtgggaagagattcagtCAAGTGGGCACCTTGCGGAAGCACCAGCTGCTCCATgctggggagaggcccttcagctgccccgagtgctggAAAGCTTTCagcgattcctctgccctgctgaggcaTCAGCTAGTCCATACCGGGGAGTGGCCTTTCAggtgccccgagtgcgggaagggctttagcGATTCCTCTAATCTccagacccaccggcgggtccacacgggggagagacccTTCAGTTGTCccaagtgcaggaaggccttcagcgattcctctaaTCTTCAGACCCACCGGCGGgttcacacgggggagaggcccttcagttgcctcaagtgcaggaaggcctttacctgctcctccctcctgcggaggcaccagcgagttcattTGTCATCGCAGGGGTTTGAAGGAACGATGGCCTAG